TATATCGGCCTTGATCAGTTCCTGCCCCGGTTCAGAGCAGGTATAGAGATTATGTTTGGATAAGACCACCCCTGGGAGTTCGGCGGCAAACTCCGCCACCCGGGCGCAGTCCACTACCCCGCCGATATTTAATCCGCAATGACAGACATAGACCCCGACCCGGGGGTCTTCTTTTTCTTTCCGTAGAATTTTTTTGGGGGTCAACCCGGAAACTCCTTTACTTTTTTCCCATATTCATAGCCTTTTTCAAAGGCCTTGAGGTTCAATTCTTCTGTCCCACGGGGGATCGAGTCAAAGAGGGCCTGTTTCATGGCTTCATAACCGACTACTTCGGTGACAGAAGTAATAAACCCCAGCATAACGATATTGGCAACGATCTTCCGGCCTAACTTTTCGGCCAACCGGGTGGCCGGAATTTTATAAAGCCGACATCCTTCCGGAACGATATCCAGATCGACCAGATTCTCATCGATCAAGACCGTGGCCTGATTGGACATGAGACCGCCATAGGTGTGTTTGGCCTCTTCGGACATCAGGACCAGGACATGGGGACAGGAAACCCGGGGATAAAAGATCTCTCCTCCGGAGATAATCACGTCAGCGCTGCAGGCCCCGCCCCGGGCCTCGGGGCCGTAACTCTGGGTGAAAACGGCATTGAGTTTTTCAAAAAGGGAGGCCGCCTTGCCCAGGATATGCCCGGCCAGGACGATCCCCTGGCCGCCGAACCCGGCCAGGCGTATTTCGGTTTTATTTGTATCGGTCATGGTTTTTTATAGATCGAAAAACAGTTTCAAGTTTCAAGATGCAAGATGACGGCGTGGATGGCTTTTTACGAACTTGTCAAGTATGACGGCTTTCTAATAATTCCGCAATCCGCAATCCAAAATCCAAAATTATTACGTTTCCGTTCTCCTGAATTTCTTCAAGACCTTGTCCTCATATTCCTCAAGAAGGGTCGGGCGTTGTTCTTCCACAAATTTCCCGACGATGATCTTTCCTTTCAAGACAATGTCCACGTCCCTGGGGTCGGCCCCATTTTGAACCAGGCTGTTTTCTTTGTAATAGATCATCTCATCCAGGCCGCTGCCTAATTTATTGGGCCGGCCGTAACCGATCGGGCAAGGGGCGATGACCTCTATGAAAGTAAAGCCCTTGATGGCAAAGGTCTCGGCTATGGCATTAACCAGTTGGCGGGCATGGAAGGTGGTCCAACGGGCCACATAGACCGCACCACTGGCCCGGGCCAGATAAGGCAGATTGAAAGAGGCCTCCGAATTACCATAAGGGGTAGTGGTTGTCTTGGCCGTCACCGGCGTTGTCGGGGCCACCTGGCCGCCGGTCATCCCGTAATTGAAGTTATTGACGCAGATAACCTTGAGGTTGACATTTCTCCTGGCGGCGTGGATAAAGTGATTCCCGCCGATGGCGAACAGATCCCCGTCCCCACTGAATACGGTCACCGAAAGATCCGGACGGGTCAAGGACAGTCCGGTGGCGAAAGGGACGGCCCGGCCATGGGTGGTATGATAGGTATCCATATTCAGATAGCCGGCCACCCGGCCGGTACAGCCGATTCCGGAAACGACTACGGATCGGTCGATGGGAATAGCCGCCATCTTTAGGCCGTTGATATAGGTATTCAGGACCACGCCCAAGCCGCAACCCGGACACCAGATATGGGGTATCCTGCCGGGCTTCAGATACAGATCGTCGGGATGGAGGCCATGCTGTTCATCTCTGAGACGTCTGGTGGCATCGCCATCAAAAGGGACCACCGGTTGACAGCGTATCTTCATGGCAGATACTCCTCGACGGCTTCCATTATGTCTTGCGGAGAATGAATAGTCCCGCCCATTAAAGGCAAGAGGACCGTCTCGGCCTGACCCTGGGCGCACCTTTCCACTTCATAGGCCATCTGCCCATAATTGATTTCCGGGACGATAAAGGCAGAAAGGTTCTTGCTGATTTTGCTAACCCTTTCTTCCGGAAAGGGCCAGAGGGTAATCAGCCTGAGCAAGCCCACCTTTTTCCCTTTGGATCTCATCAGGGTTACCGCTTCCCGGGCCGCCCTGGAGGTACAGCCATAAGCCACAACAACCACCCGGGCATCGGGGATACCGATTTCCTCCACTTGAATAATCTTGCGGGCGTTGAGCCGGATTTTATCCGTCAGGCGCCGAACCAGCCGTTCATGGACCTGTGGGGTTATAATGGGATAGCCCTGTTCGTCATGGGTCAAACCGGTCACATGGACATGGTAACCCTCTCCGGCACAAGCCATGGGTGGCACGAAGTCTTCCCCGGCCATAAAGGGCAAATAAGTTTCAGAAGACTGGCTGGGCCTGGGCCTTGAGATCAGATGAATTTGATCCATCGGCGGGATGACCACTTTTTCGGACATATGCCCGACCAGTTCATCCCCCAGGACAAAGACCGGCAGGCGATAGGTCTCAGAAAGATTAAAGGCCGAAATAGTCAGATCAAACATCTCCTGCGGGGAAGATGGGCAAAGGGCGATGACCCCGTAGTCTCCGTGGGACCCCCAGCGGGCCTGCATGACATCGGCCTGGCCGACCAGGGTGGGTAAGCCCGTGGAAGGTCCGCCGCGCATGATATCGACAATGACGCAGGGGGTCTCGGTCATCATACCCAGACCGATGTTTTCCATCATTAAAGAGAAGCCCGGGCCGGAGGTGGCGGTCATCGATTTGGTTCCGCCCCAAGAGGCCCCCAGGATGGCGGCTACCGAGGCGATCTCATCCTCCATCTGGATACAGATCCCCTGGACCTGGGGCAAACGCCGGGCCATCCGTTCAGCGATTTCCGTGGCCGGGGTGATGGGATATCCGGCAAAAAACCGGCAGCCGGCGGCAATAGCCCCTTCGGCGCAAGCCTCGTCCCCATTGATAAAATGTTCGCCGGTCAATATTCCTGAATCAGACATGAGTTACGTTTCTTCCTAAACTTTCATTCCCGGTTTTCTCCGAACTCCCTCCAGGCCGGAGGCCGAACTCTATACTCCGAACTTATTGCACCGGGGTTATGAACTGGATCCTGCCGGAGTAGGAGTAGTTTCGGGTTCGAATTTTTTTGAATAATTGGCAATATCTTCGGCTGTCAGTTCCTTGTATTCCTTGAGGACGCTATAGATGGCAAATTCCGGACAAATGATCTCACAAAGATTGCAATTCACGCATTCCCCCTGCTTGGTGACCAAGGGCGGATGATAACCTTTCTTGTTGAATTCGGGGGCTTCTTTAAGGACCTGGTTGGGGCAGAATTCGATACAAAAGCTGCAACCCTTACAGCGGTCTTTAATGATATGCAGTTCCCCGATCGGGATGGAATGGGAACCGGCATCGAGCGGTAATCTCCAGAATTTCATAACAACCCCTTAAAAAACGTACACAAAAGCTTTCTATTTAATTTAAATGAGAAGGTTTTGTCAATATAAAAGTAGATAATGAAAAATAAAATCAATGAATCAATCGACGGACCATGAGGCGCAGGGATAATGGAAGGGTTATCAGGCAGAAGACCAGGAGATACAAAAAATTCCAAAGATTTTCCGGAGAGAGAATATTTAGCGCCAGGGCACGGATCAGTTCCACCACATGGGTCAGGGGAAAGATCCAGGCCAAAATTTTGGCCCAGAAAGGGAGTTGGTCCAGAGGGAAAAAGGTCCCGGAAAAAAGAAACATGGGGGTAATAAACAGGAAGACCGGAAGGTTGAAGGCCTCGATGTTCGGCATCAGGGCCGTAAAACACATCCCGGCGGACCCGAAGGCCAGGCCGCCCAGGAAGGCTGCCGGAATTATCGCCAGAGACCAGGGGTAGGCCAGAAGTCCGAAGAAGGAAAGGACGATCATCATTAAAACGGTAGCCATCAAGGAACGACTGGCCCCCCAGAATATTTCACCCAGGATAATTTCTTCGACGGTCAGGGGTGTGGCCATGATGGCATCAAAGGTTTTTTGATAATACATCCGCACATAGGAGGCATAGGTGGTTTCAAAGAAGGCATTTTGCATGACATTGATGGCCAGGATCCCCGGGGCAATAAAGGCGGTATAAGTGATCAGACGACCGCTGAAGGGAATTTGACCGACCAGATAGCCCAGGCCGGCCCCAAAAGCCAGTAGATAAAAAATGGGCTCCAGCAGAGGGGGTAAGAAGTTGATCTTCCAGGTCTTGAGATAAACATCCCAATTGCGCTGCCAAACCCGGACTAAACGCCAGGAAAGTCTGTTCGGAGTTCGGAGTTCGGAGTCGGAAGTTTGAAAACGAAAGTGGAACACCTTCCTGTTCATTCGCGAAGCCCCCGGCCGGTAAATTTTAAAAAAACATCTTCCAGAGTGGCCATGCGCAAGGTACAGCCGCTTCCACAAAATTCGCCTGAAATTTGCTGAAACAATTTTTCCCCTTCCCGGGTATGGATCAAGAGCCGTTGCGGGAGGTGTTCATACTGGATCTGTTGAGCCTTTAAAAAATCCACCAGATTGGAGGTCGGATTTTCCACCTCAATCACATTGCCGCCGATATGCTCCCGGATGAGTTGGCCGGGAACGCCCTCCACCAGGATTCGTCCATGATCCATGATGATCAGGCGGTCGCAGATCTGGGCCGCCTCGTCCATATAATGGGTCGTCAGCAGGATACAGATATTTTTGGCCTTAAGCAGCCGGATCTGCTCCCAGACCTGGTGCCGGGATTGGGGATCCAGTCCGGTGGTCGGTTCATCCAATATCAACAGGTCCGGATTATGGATCAAGGCCCGGGCAATAACCAGACGGCGCATCAGCCCCCCCGAGAGTTCCGAAATAAGGGCCTGCCGCTTATGGACCAGACCCATAAAGGTCAGCCATTCTTCAGCCCGCTCCTTAGCGGTTTTTGGGGGGAGATTAAAATAACGGCCATAGACCAGCAGGTTTTCCCAGACGGTCAGGTCCGGGTCCAGGTTGTTTTCCTGCTGGCAGACCCCGATCCTGGCCTTGATTTCCCGGAAGTGTTGTTTGATCTCTTTTCCGAAGACCAGCAAACGACCGGCGGTGACCGGTGAAAAACCGTAAATCATCCGTATGGTGCTGGTTTTTCCGGCCCCGTTCGGTCCCAGAAAACCAAAACATTCCCCGGCTTCAGTCTCAAAGGAGATCCGGTCCACTGCCACCAGATCCTTGAAACGTTTGGTCAGATTTTCCGCTTTTACGACAGGGTTCAAGCAAGACTCCTCACGAAGACCATTTCAGAACTCCGAACTCAGCACTCTTTTAGGGCACCCGCCAGCATGAACATCGATTTCGCCGAAGGCTGAAGGCCGAAGGGAATTTCGGTTCAGCCTTGCCCCTTTTCATGCAGGGGCACCCAGAACATAAGCAGCATAGCCGGGAGGGAGGCGCTGAAGGCCAGGATGAACATGTTCAGATACCCCATCTTTTCGACGATGATACCACCGAATCCGCCGAAGAAGGTGGAAAAAATGGACATAATAGCCGAACCCACGGCGTAATGGCCGGCCTTGAATTCCGGGTTGCAGGTCCCAAGGAGATAAACGATCAGCACGGCATTTCCGAGTCCGGCCGCCATCTGCTCATAACAATGCACCGCGGCAATGACCAAAAGCCCCGAGGCCGTTGCCGCCGAGGGAAGGTACCAGGCCAGCCAAATATAGGCCCAGATATTGAAGTTCATGAGGATAGTCAGGGGCCAGATGGCTCTTTTTAAACCCGTTCTCTTGATCCAAATCCCCCCGATCGACGTTCCGACAATGGTACCCAGGGCGCCGAGGATCCCTCCGAGCCAGGAAAACTGGGCCTTGGTTACGCCCAGTTCCCGCATCAGAAAGGGTGTGCCCATGGAAAAAAGGATCTCGTCACCGATCTTGTAAGTAATGATAAAGATAATGACCAGGCCGACCTTTTCCTGATCAAAATAGGACTTAAAGGACCGGGCAAAATCCCGGGCAATGTCGGTAAGAGAGCGGCCCGTAGTCACCCGTTTTTTTTCGAACCGGGGAAGCTGCCAGGCATGAAAAAGGGTCAAAAGGAGCATGGTTAAAGCAGCAGCGCTAAAAGCTACCCCCCAGGGGCCATACTTGTCTTCCCCGCCGAATCGGGCTGCGGCAAAGGCCGCCAGGGCCACAAAGCCGCTCCGGACCAGGATAATCGCCACCCGGTAGGCAAAAACACGATACCCGGTATAAGCGGCCTGTTCCTTGGGATCGGTCAGCCCTTCCATGTAATAGCCGTCTATAGCAATGTCATTGGTTGCCGAAAGGAAGGCCAGGACGACGAAGGTCAGCGATATGACGGCCAGGATCCAATGGGCATCACTCTGTCGGGCGGCCGAAAAACAACTGAGGGAAATACCCACGATCAGCACGGAAATGACGGCCTGGATGGCAATCATCCAGGTCCGTTTCGTTCCCAGGATGTCCAGGAAGGGGGCCCAGAGGAACTTCAGGTTCCAGGGAATCCCTAAAAAATTCAAATACCCGATATACCGTTCCTTCAGGCCGATGTCGGTAAAGAAGACCGATGAAAGGATACGGATAATGGCAAAGGGCAAGCCTTCGGCCAGGTAGGTTGAAAAACACCAGACACCGGTTTTTTTAAGGTCCATAAGGCTTTCTTTTTTACCTTCTGGAGAAGAAAAAGGCAACCTTAATCCTTTTCGATTGTGCTTTCCTGGATCGCCGAGATCAGTTCCGACGCTCCCGATGAGTAGAAATGATCGGCGTTTTTGATGATTTTCAATGATGGAGGGGGTTTCATGACCTGGACCAATTTTCCAAGGTCTGAAAGCGGGCAGAATGGGACCTGATCTCCGGCAATGATCAGTCGGGATTTTGCGCCTTCTTTCAAAAAAGAAAAATCCATCATAGAGATGGGCGGAGAGACCAATATGGACTGGAGGATATCCGGATGCTGCCGGGCCGCCCGGGCATTGACCCAGGCCCCGAAGGAATAGCCGGCCAGGACAATGGGATGTTCCCCCAATCCTTTTAAATAGGCGATGGCCGCTGACACATCTTTCTCCTCCCCGAACCCTTCATCGAAATCCCCCTGGCTCCGGCCCACCCCCCGAAAATTAAAACGCAGGGTGGTCCAGCCTTTTTCTTCAAAGGCTTGGCTGATATGTCCCACCACCTGGTTATACATATCTCCGCCATATAGGGGATGGGGATGAGAAATGACAGCGGCTTCAGGGCTTTTCCCCCGGATCAGCAGGCCTTCCAGATAAAGGGAGCCTGCGGGGAACATAGTTTTTTCGGCTATACCGGTTTTCATAGAGTTTCCTTTAATAATTGGGATTCACAAAAAGACATTACCTCTAATTCCAAGTGAGCGATGGCGCAGGATACCTTGTGTCGCTTGCCGTATGCACCAATAAGATCCACAATGCGATGATGTGGTTGGGCAAGCCATTTTTTAAACGAATAAAGGAAAATGAGAATTGATTTTGAAGATAACAGTTGGCTATCCTTCGGAATCCCGCATCCGCCAAACAATTGCACTTTATCTATCCGTTGCCATCTTAGAACAAAAGCGGCAAATAAATCCCTGGTAAAGATCTCGCCGCCTTAAAGGGGGTTGTATTCATGTAGACCAGGCCCCAGTTGAGCGAATTGACCAGATCTTTGGAAGCGATATACACCGGCGGATCATCCAGCCAGGCCTGGTCTTCGGTTCCGGTGGCATAGAGCCGGGCAGCATTATCCAGGAAACGTTTCTGTCTGGAATACTTATAGGCATACGCCAGAACATCAGCCATTAAGAGCGCCCAGTCATTGACTTCCAGATAGGTCGCATAGGTTGCGTTAAACCAGATGCTGTCAATCGTGGCATAATAGCCGGGTTTCTCCGGAATCGGGCGCATCAGGTGGTTGATAATAAAATCCCCGTAGGTCGCAAGCGCACTGGCAACCCCCAGTGTATCCGTGATACTGTACTCGGTGCAAAAATCCAGATAACGTCCCAGCGTCCATAACACTAGGGCAAACTGAAACCCGCTGATTCTTTCATCGCCGGAGGGGCCACCGGGCGGGGGAATATAGGCTGTGGGATTGGTTAACCAGCCTTTGTCTGAGGTGATGGCCGTATACCTGATAATGGTTTTGGCATTGTTGAGCCAGCGCACATCCCCGGTTTGGCGGTAGCCTTCAATATAGGCCAAAATCAGATTAGCCCGCTCCCGGTAGAACACCGGATAGGTGAAATCACTGAACTGGGACAGATTTTCCAGCGCCTGGAGGCCTTCCAGCGCCGTATCCAGAAAACGCTGTTCCCCGGAAAGATGGTAGGCCCGGATTAAATCCGGTACGCCAAAGAACAGATCCGTAGCCGGAGAATTATAGTTGCGGTTGGGGTTGGTGCAACCCGGTTCATCATGCTGGCTATGACCGAAATACGCACCATGAGCCCAGTGCTGAATGCCCTCATCCGGGATGTGAAGATAGTCAATATCCGCCAGATGCCAGGCAGCCGGCAGACCCAGATCCAGCCAGTTCAGGTCAGCCGAACGGCAGAACTGGGTCAGCATCCCAAACACGTACCAGTATTTGAGATTCATCTGACCGGCCTGATTGGGGCCAAAGGCCTCATAATCCAGGGGCACATCGCCATAATCCTGCCAGCCGTAAAAATTGTATTTTTGAATGGTATTCTCCAGGGTGGAATTACCGAAGCCGGGATCATGAATATTGGGATTAAAATTCGGGTTGGGTTCAAAGGCTACCCGGACATAGCGTTCATAGAGCGGCCATTTTTGGAGGTTCGCCACCGGAACTTCATCCAGCACACCGCTATTGACGTAAAAAGCCGCCGGCCCGGTTCCAAACAGGGGCGCATTAAAAGCCTTGGCCAGCCGTTTGGCTTCTGTGGCGGTCATTGAACCGGATCCGAAATGCAAGAGCAGGGAATGGGTTTTTTCCTCGCCGACGCGAAAATTGTGTTTAAACTGACTGCCATTGGGAAACAAATCAATCGCCACCGTGCCGTTGCTCTGGGTTTCAATGGCTTTGGGGAAATTCTGCCAGAAATTCTTTACGGCTACAGACATACAGGCACCGGTCGGACGGAAAGCGGCCATCCATCCCAGGGCCTGATCGCCGCGCAGGGCTACGCCCGGACCGGTAAGCTGGAAACCCCGGATGGTACAATAGGATTGCAAGCGCGGATTGGCCGAAATTTTCTGATCAGGCCAGCCGACCTGGCCGACATACATATTCCAGTAATCCGTGCCGCTCGAATCCTGATAGAGCCTGACGGTTGAAGCCGGGGTGGTCAGATCCAGGCCCTGCTCACTCAAAACCCGCAGATTGCCGCCGGTGCTCTGAAGCTGGAGTTTCAATTTCAGACTGCCAATGTAAACACTGTTGATGGCGCCCTGATCATGCGCATTGGTGGGCTGCCCGCTTTGATCCGCCAGCACCGGCTGATTGTTTTCCACGGTAAAATCCAGACGCACATCGCTGCTGCCGGCATAAAAATGCAGGCGGGCCGTATAATCCAGCAAAGCCCTGGCCGAGTTATCCAGAATGCTGCCCACCACCTTGACGATGGTGTTTAATTGGCCCTGGCGTTCCAGGGTAGCCGCAGTAACCCGCGCAGTAAAATCCGGGCTTCCGCCGGCAACAAGGCTTAGGGTGCCGGCAGCTTCGTAATCAATAGCATTGGTGGCTGACAGGGATTGCAGCAATGCTTTGCCGCCAATGATTACCTGCTGAAACAGATTGAAATTCCCGGTGGTATTCAATTCAAACTGAGCCGCTCCGGTATCGACGGTCATTTTACCGGGCGTTACCGTATCGACCCGAATGGCGGTAGCCGGTGCCGGCCCAGGTCCGTTATGGTCCAGTTGAAATCCCTGGCTGGTGTTGGCGGGAAGTGAGGTAAAAAAGCCCACCAGCACCCATTTGACCGGCGCTGCGGGATTGTCCGGTGAAGCGCCCCAACGGGCCAGGCTCTTTAACTGCGCCGCAACCGGTGTCCCTAAGGCATTGCGGACGCGGAGATTGGAAAGGTTGGTCACATTCCAGGTTCGGGGCAAGG
This window of the Deltaproteobacteria bacterium genome carries:
- a CDS encoding 2-oxoacid:acceptor oxidoreductase family protein codes for the protein MTDTNKTEIRLAGFGGQGIVLAGHILGKAASLFEKLNAVFTQSYGPEARGGACSADVIISGGEIFYPRVSCPHVLVLMSEEAKHTYGGLMSNQATVLIDENLVDLDIVPEGCRLYKIPATRLAEKLGRKIVANIVMLGFITSVTEVVGYEAMKQALFDSIPRGTEELNLKAFEKGYEYGKKVKEFPG
- a CDS encoding 2-oxoacid:ferredoxin oxidoreductase subunit beta — protein: MKIRCQPVVPFDGDATRRLRDEQHGLHPDDLYLKPGRIPHIWCPGCGLGVVLNTYINGLKMAAIPIDRSVVVSGIGCTGRVAGYLNMDTYHTTHGRAVPFATGLSLTRPDLSVTVFSGDGDLFAIGGNHFIHAARRNVNLKVICVNNFNYGMTGGQVAPTTPVTAKTTTTPYGNSEASFNLPYLARASGAVYVARWTTFHARQLVNAIAETFAIKGFTFIEVIAPCPIGYGRPNKLGSGLDEMIYYKENSLVQNGADPRDVDIVLKGKIIVGKFVEEQRPTLLEEYEDKVLKKFRRTET
- a CDS encoding 2-oxoacid:acceptor oxidoreductase subunit alpha, with product MSDSGILTGEHFINGDEACAEGAIAAGCRFFAGYPITPATEIAERMARRLPQVQGICIQMEDEIASVAAILGASWGGTKSMTATSGPGFSLMMENIGLGMMTETPCVIVDIMRGGPSTGLPTLVGQADVMQARWGSHGDYGVIALCPSSPQEMFDLTISAFNLSETYRLPVFVLGDELVGHMSEKVVIPPMDQIHLISRPRPSQSSETYLPFMAGEDFVPPMACAGEGYHVHVTGLTHDEQGYPIITPQVHERLVRRLTDKIRLNARKIIQVEEIGIPDARVVVVAYGCTSRAAREAVTLMRSKGKKVGLLRLITLWPFPEERVSKISKNLSAFIVPEINYGQMAYEVERCAQGQAETVLLPLMGGTIHSPQDIMEAVEEYLP
- a CDS encoding 4Fe-4S binding protein; protein product: MKFWRLPLDAGSHSIPIGELHIIKDRCKGCSFCIEFCPNQVLKEAPEFNKKGYHPPLVTKQGECVNCNLCEIICPEFAIYSVLKEYKELTAEDIANYSKKFEPETTPTPAGSSS
- a CDS encoding ABC transporter permease produces the protein MNRKVFHFRFQTSDSELRTPNRLSWRLVRVWQRNWDVYLKTWKINFLPPLLEPIFYLLAFGAGLGYLVGQIPFSGRLITYTAFIAPGILAINVMQNAFFETTYASYVRMYYQKTFDAIMATPLTVEEIILGEIFWGASRSLMATVLMMIVLSFFGLLAYPWSLAIIPAAFLGGLAFGSAGMCFTALMPNIEAFNLPVFLFITPMFLFSGTFFPLDQLPFWAKILAWIFPLTHVVELIRALALNILSPENLWNFLYLLVFCLITLPLSLRLMVRRLIH
- a CDS encoding ABC transporter ATP-binding protein, which codes for MNPVVKAENLTKRFKDLVAVDRISFETEAGECFGFLGPNGAGKTSTIRMIYGFSPVTAGRLLVFGKEIKQHFREIKARIGVCQQENNLDPDLTVWENLLVYGRYFNLPPKTAKERAEEWLTFMGLVHKRQALISELSGGLMRRLVIARALIHNPDLLILDEPTTGLDPQSRHQVWEQIRLLKAKNICILLTTHYMDEAAQICDRLIIMDHGRILVEGVPGQLIREHIGGNVIEVENPTSNLVDFLKAQQIQYEHLPQRLLIHTREGEKLFQQISGEFCGSGCTLRMATLEDVFLKFTGRGLRE
- a CDS encoding alpha/beta fold hydrolase, with amino-acid sequence MKTGIAEKTMFPAGSLYLEGLLIRGKSPEAAVISHPHPLYGGDMYNQVVGHISQAFEEKGWTTLRFNFRGVGRSQGDFDEGFGEEKDVSAAIAYLKGLGEHPIVLAGYSFGAWVNARAARQHPDILQSILVSPPISMMDFSFLKEGAKSRLIIAGDQVPFCPLSDLGKLVQVMKPPPSLKIIKNADHFYSSGASELISAIQESTIEKD